The Labilithrix sp. nucleotide sequence TTTCCGCGGCGCTCTCACGAGGCGGCCCGCGACCGCGCGCGACCCCTTTCCGAGCTTGCGGAGGACGACTTCCACAAAACCCAATCTAGCATTGCCAGCGGCCGCGTCTACGGCGGCGCTGGGGCTTCGATAAGCTGTGGAGAGCCGCGAGCTTGGCCGTGGTCTCCGGGCGGCCTCCGCCGCTGCCGCCGAGGCTTGTACCGCGGCTTTTTCGCGGGTAGACGGGCCCTGATGTCGCTGCACGGCGAGCCTTTGTCCTTTGCCTCGGGCGACCGCCGGGGGTGCGTCGAGGTGGTCTGCGGCTCGATGTTCAGCGGAAAGACCGAGGAGCTCCTCCGCCGCGTGAAGCGCGCGCGGCTCGCGAGGCAGCGCGTCGTCCTCTTCAAACCGCGCATCGACAACCGCTACGACGACGTGAAGGTCGTGAGCCACGAGGGCATCAAGGCCGATGCGACCGCGGTCGGCAGCTCCGCGGAGCTCTTGTCGCTCCTCGACCTCGCGAAGCTGCCCGACGTCATCGGCATCGACGAGGCGCAGTTCTTCGACGAGGCGATCATCGACGTCGTCGACCTCCTCGCGAACGCAGGCGCGCGCGTCATCTGCGCCGGCCTCGACCAGGACTACCGCGGCCGCCCGTTCGGTCCGATGGCCGCGCTGCTCAGCGTCGCCGAGTACGTCACGAAGCTGCAGGCGGTGTGCTCGCGCTGCGGCGCGCCCGCGTGCCGGTCGCAGCGGCTCGTCGGGACGGAGGGGCAGCTCTTCGTCGGCGGCGCGGCGGACTACGAGCCGCGCTGCCGGCGGTGCTTCGTCGCCGGCGTCGTCGAGGCGCCGCCCGAAGGCTCGCCGTCGCGCTCGCGCGACTGATCGTCCTTCGCCGCTCCGCGCGGCGCGCTCACGCCGGGGACCTTCTGCGCGGCGAAGTAGGCGCGGAGCACCTCGCGCGCGAGGACGTTCGCCTTGATCGTCCACGTCGGATCGTTCACGACGAGGACGCCGAACGCGACCTTCTTCGGTTGGGCGAGGGTCGCGCCGTCGACCTCCGGCATCTCGACCGGCTTGGTCGGCGCGAAGCCGGCGAACCACGTGTAGAAGCGCTGCGTGCTCGCGTCCGTGAGCGTGCCCGTCTTGCTCGCGACCGCGACGCCGGGGAGAAACGATCGGCCCTTCGCGTCGTGGAACGCGCGGTACGACGTGCCGTCGCTCACCGTCGTCTCCATCATCCGCGTGACCGCCTGCGCGGTCTCCGTCTTCATGATCCGCTTCTGCGGGAGCGGCTGCGTCGACGCGC carries:
- a CDS encoding thymidine kinase; this translates as MSLHGEPLSFASGDRRGCVEVVCGSMFSGKTEELLRRVKRARLARQRVVLFKPRIDNRYDDVKVVSHEGIKADATAVGSSAELLSLLDLAKLPDVIGIDEAQFFDEAIIDVVDLLANAGARVICAGLDQDYRGRPFGPMAALLSVAEYVTKLQAVCSRCGAPACRSQRLVGTEGQLFVGGAADYEPRCRRCFVAGVVEAPPEGSPSRSRD